In Kushneria marisflavi, the following are encoded in one genomic region:
- a CDS encoding MFS transporter gives MRNLPSTLPVLFICEIFFLLGHGLIMTLLGVRMSLEGFPSQMAGLLMSSFSLGFVAGSYLLEKRIRSVGHIRVFSACAAVLAVTAMLHGLWINPWAWLFWRLFGGAATAGLLMVMESWVSGESSNDNRGRVLAIYLVISTTSLAGGQWLLNVADPASMVLFSVTGILFALSLIPLSIYRIHGPKRSGHETALKLPLKVLYKRAPVGLVGAFAAGMMVQAFFAMTPYYGQEIGLSTGQTAQFMSITTLVALVAQWTLGRVSDRLDRRKVILFMAVVMAVSGGVISTVARTDYLFLLVMACVHTAMLHTLYSLSLAHTNDWLEPEEIIQASAKLLIWYGIGSVVGPFSASLAMQFLGPDGLWMFLGSVSLLLAGFVLTRLRGRRSWAPEVAQEPWVPTAPMETSHYVELDPRYEPHQFELFASDSAHH, from the coding sequence GTGCGGAATCTGCCATCGACACTACCAGTACTGTTTATCTGTGAAATCTTCTTTCTGCTGGGGCATGGGCTGATCATGACCCTGCTTGGCGTGCGAATGTCGCTGGAAGGGTTTCCCTCGCAGATGGCGGGCCTTTTGATGTCGAGCTTCTCGCTGGGTTTTGTGGCCGGCAGCTACTTGCTTGAGAAGCGCATTCGCTCGGTAGGTCATATTCGAGTGTTTTCCGCCTGCGCCGCGGTGCTCGCGGTGACGGCCATGCTGCATGGCCTCTGGATCAACCCGTGGGCGTGGCTGTTCTGGCGCCTGTTTGGGGGCGCCGCGACCGCCGGGCTTTTGATGGTCATGGAGTCGTGGGTCTCGGGGGAATCCAGCAATGACAACCGTGGTCGGGTACTGGCGATTTATCTGGTCATTTCGACGACATCGCTGGCGGGAGGGCAATGGCTGCTCAACGTTGCAGACCCGGCATCAATGGTGCTGTTCAGCGTCACCGGCATCCTGTTCGCGCTCTCACTTATACCGTTATCTATCTACCGCATTCATGGGCCAAAACGCTCCGGTCACGAAACAGCACTTAAGCTGCCACTCAAGGTGTTATACAAGCGTGCGCCGGTAGGGCTGGTCGGGGCCTTTGCTGCCGGCATGATGGTGCAGGCCTTCTTTGCGATGACACCCTATTACGGTCAGGAGATCGGACTTTCCACCGGACAGACGGCACAGTTCATGTCCATTACCACGCTGGTGGCACTGGTCGCCCAGTGGACGCTGGGGCGGGTATCCGACCGGCTTGATCGACGCAAGGTTATCCTGTTCATGGCAGTGGTCATGGCCGTATCCGGCGGGGTGATCTCCACCGTGGCGCGCACCGACTATCTCTTCCTGCTGGTGATGGCCTGTGTGCATACGGCCATGCTGCACACCCTCTATTCCCTGAGCCTTGCCCATACCAACGACTGGCTGGAGCCGGAAGAGATCATTCAGGCCAGTGCCAAACTGTTGATCTGGTATGGCATTGGCTCGGTGGTGGGGCCGTTCAGCGCCTCGCTTGCCATGCAGTTTCTGGGGCCTGATGGACTCTGGATGTTCTTGGGCAGCGTGTCGCTGCTGTTGGCAGGATTTGTCCTGACACGTCTGCGTGGACGTCGCAGCTGGGCACCTGAAGTGGCTCAGGAACCGTGGGTGCCGACAGCGCCAATGGAAACCTCTCATTATGTGGAGCTGGATCCACGCTACGAGCCCCATCAGTTTGAACTGTTCGCCTCCGACAGTGCCCATCACTAG
- a CDS encoding fructosamine kinase family protein yields MASSTPQETLETLGLRATADPEALGGGDIGKVWRVTTSQGDVLVKHADEQGLEAEADGLRALQAADTGLIIPDIVGELPGALVMTYLPPARPDRQTHEAFGHGLRVLHGQTHVEHGWHRDNFAGTTPQINTCHEDGRVFQRECRLLPLASLCLQSGRMDRHLFDQLSSVANALESWLPDAPASLVHGDLWSGNVHFSTQGPALIDPAIYRHYPEADIALLELFGSPSTAFYDAYWDGDAPDDWPRRRALFQLYPLLNHLYMFGGSYAQGVRTAVAQLPGS; encoded by the coding sequence ATGGCTTCATCCACACCACAGGAAACGCTGGAAACGCTTGGCCTTCGCGCCACGGCCGATCCTGAAGCACTCGGCGGCGGCGATATCGGAAAGGTCTGGCGAGTCACGACATCGCAAGGCGACGTGCTGGTCAAGCACGCCGATGAACAGGGGCTTGAGGCGGAAGCGGATGGCCTCAGAGCGTTACAGGCAGCAGACACGGGCCTGATCATTCCAGACATTGTGGGCGAACTGCCAGGCGCACTGGTCATGACCTATCTGCCACCGGCCAGACCTGACCGTCAGACCCATGAAGCCTTCGGACATGGGCTTCGCGTCCTGCATGGTCAAACCCACGTTGAGCATGGCTGGCATCGCGATAACTTCGCCGGCACAACGCCACAGATCAATACCTGCCATGAAGACGGGCGCGTTTTCCAGCGTGAGTGCCGCCTGCTCCCTTTGGCATCGCTATGTCTACAGTCAGGTCGCATGGACCGTCACCTGTTTGACCAGCTCTCAAGCGTCGCCAATGCACTGGAAAGCTGGCTGCCTGATGCGCCCGCAAGCCTGGTCCATGGTGATCTATGGTCCGGCAACGTGCATTTCAGCACACAGGGTCCGGCTTTGATCGACCCTGCCATTTATCGCCACTATCCGGAGGCAGATATCGCACTGCTGGAACTTTTCGGCAGCCCTTCGACAGCATTTTATGACGCCTACTGGGACGGTGACGCTCCGGATGACTGGCCACGTCGCCGCGCGCTTTTTCAGCTTTATCCGCTGTTGAACCACCTCTACATGTTTGGCGGCAGCTACGCTCAGGGCGTACGCACGGCGGTCGCACAGCTCCCCGGAAGCTGA